CACCCGCACGTCCGGGCCGTACCCGACGAGGTGGCCGGCGATCCCGTCCGGGTCGGCGTACGGCAGGACCAGCCGGTCACCGTCCGTCCCGGCGGTCACCTCCACCGCCCAGCGGCGCAGCCCGGCGGCCCGGCCCGGTGCGGCCAGCACGGTGGCCCGGCCGGTGCGCTCCACCGGGCCGGACCAGCGGGCCACGTGGCTGATCAGGTCGACGCCGGCCGGCGGCTGATATCCGCCGGCCGCGCCGGTCACCCGGACCGAGCCGACCACCCGGGACAGCCGGAAGCAGCGGGTCGCCGCGCGGTCGAGGTCGTGGCCGACCACATACCACCGGCCGCGCCAGCAGACCACGCCCCACGGCTGCAGCCGGCGGCGACTGGGCGCGTCCCGGTCGGGCACCCGGTAGTCGAAGCCGACCTCGCGGCGATCCCGGGCGGCGGCGGTCAGCGGCGCGAACGCCGGGTCGACGGTGACCATCGGCTCCAGGCCCAGGGTGGCCTGCGGGTCCACGTCCACCCCGGCGGCGCGCAGCTTGGCTAGCCCGGATGACGCGGCGGCGGCGAGCCCGGCGTGCTGCCACAGCCGGGCGGCGATGCCGACCGCGGCGGCCTCGTCCGGTTCGAGGGGGATGTCGGGCAGCGCGTACTCGCGATGGGCGATCCGGTAGCCGGGCTCGGCGTCGAAGACGCTGGCCGTTCCGGTCTCCAGCGGCACGCCCAGCTCACGCAGCTCGGCCTTGTCCCGTTCGAACTTGCGCTGGAACGCCTCGTGGTCGCGCGCGTCGTCGGGATCGTGCTCGTAGCCGGGCACGGTCGCGGCGATCTGCGCGGCGGTCAGGAACCGTCGCGTGGACAGGAGGCAGATCACCAGGTTGACCAGGCGTTCGGTGCGGGTCCGCGACACGGGTAGACGCTAGCAGCCGACGCGCCCGGGACGTGCATCCGCGCGGGCGTGCCGCACATCTGTTCGGATCGGGGTGTCCGGGCCGGCAGCCCGGCGGGGTGTCGTCGCCGGTCATAGGGTGACTCTCATGGCGGAAGTGGGCGTCAAGGCGGAAGCGGGCGTCAAGACCGAGAGCGTCGGCACCGTGGTCGTCGCCGGCGCCGCCAACCTCGCCATCGCGGTGGCCAAGCTGATCGCCGGGCTGATCTCCGGCTCGGCCGCGATGCTCTCCGAGGCGGCACACTCGATCGCCGACACCACCACCGAGGTGCTGCTCTACCAGGCGCTGCGCCGGGGCGCCCGGCCCGCGGACACCCGGCACCCCTTCGGGTACGGCAAGGAAAGCTACGTCTGGGCGTTCTTCGCGGCCATGTTCACCTTCGTCGCGGGCGCCGGTTTCGCCGTCACCCACGGCGTCACCACCATCCTGGTGCACCAGCACAGCGGCGACTATCTGGTCTCGTACATCGTGCTGGGGGTGTCGTTCGTCATCGAGTCCATCTCGCTGGCCCGGGCCGTGCGGCAGGTCCGCCGCGAGTCCCGGCGCTGGAAGACCACTCCCCGGCGGTTCCTGCGGCTGACCGCCGACACCACCGTCAAGGCGGTCTTCCTGGAGGACAGCGCGGCGCTGATCGGTCTGCTGCTGGCCGGGCTCGGGGTCGGCCTGTCCGAGGCCACCGGCGACGAGGTGTGGGACGGCGTCGCGTCGATTCTGATCGGGCTGCTGCTGCTGACGGTCGCCGGGATCCTGGCCAGCAACAACCTGTCCCTGCTGGTCGGCCGGGCGGTCCCGGAGCGGCTGCGCCGCGTGATCGAGCAGGAGATGGCCGGGCTGCCCGAGGTGGAGCGGATCGACACCCTGCTGACCATGCAGCTCGGCCCGGACGACATCCTGGTCGCCGCGAAGGTCGATTTTCGTGACGAGGCCACCGGCGCGGCCATCGAGGCCACCGCCGACGAGGCCGAGCGGCGGCTCACCGGGCGGTTCCCGGAGATCCGCTACGTCTTCCTCGACCCGACCCGTTCGCTGCCCGGCGCCGGCGGCCAGGCGCGAAACACCCAGGCCGGCCCGAGCCCGGACGCCGGCGGCGCACCCGACCCGACCTGAACCACGTCGCCGGACCACCCGGGCGCGGGACGCCGGGCCCGCGCGGCTAGCGTGCCCGTCATGGTGCGATGGCGGGCGGGGACGGTGGCGGCGCTGCGGCGGCAGTGGACCGGGGCGATGGAGCTCGACGTCGACCTGCCCGACGGCACCCGCATGCGGGCGCTGGCCTACCCGGAGTTGGTCGGCACGCCCGAGCCCGGCGACCGGGTGCTGCTCAACGTCGGTGCGCTGCTGATGGGGCTGGGCACCGGCGGGTACGCCCTGGTGGTGGCGCTGCCGGACCGGCTGCCGCCCGACCCGCCGGCCTCCGGCGACACCCGCGACACCGGGCACCTCGTCAAGGCCCGCTACACCCCGCTGCAACCGATCCTGCTCGGCGTCGACGAGGAGGCGTCCCCGCACCGGGACGTCCTGGCCGACGCCGACGACCTGGGCGGGCTGCCGGTGGTCACCGCCGACCTGCACTCGGCTCTGCCGGCGATCCTGGCCGGCATCCGGGCCGACGCCCCGCACGCCCGGGTGGCGTACCTGCTGACCGACGGTGGGGCGCTGCCGGCCTGGTTCTCCCGCACCCTGGCCGGGCTGCGCGCCGACCTTGCCGGGACGATCACCGTCGGGCAGGCGTTCGGCGGCGACCTGGAGGCCACCACCCTGCACGGCGGCCTGCTCGCCGCCCGGTACGTGCTGCGCGCCGACGTGGCGGTGGTCGCGCAGGGGCCCGGCAACCTCGGCACGGGCACCCGGTGGGGCTTCTCCGGGGTCGCCGTCGGCGAGGCGGTCAACGCGGTCGCCACGCTGGGCGGCCGGCCGGTCGGGTCACTGCGGATCTCCGCCGCCGACCCCCGCCCCCGGCACCGGGGCGTGTCCCACCACAGCCTCACCGCGTACGGCCGGGTGGCGCTCGCCCCGGCGGAGCTGGTGGTGCCCGACGACCTGGACCCGGCGCTGGCCGCCGAGGTGGACGCGGCGCTGGTCCCGCTGGCGGCCCGACACCGGATCGTCCGGGTGCCCGTCACCGGCCTCGACGCGGCGCTGCGGGCCAGCACCGTGCCGCTGTCCACCATGGGCCGTGGCCTCGACGCCGACCACGCCTACTTCCTCGCCGCCGCGGCGGCCGGCCGCCACGCCGCCACCCTGCTGCCCTGACCCGGCCCGACCCCGGCCCGACCCCGGCCCGGTTCTGGGCCGGAGCGGGTCGGCCGTCGGTCAGCGCACCAGGGGGCGTTTGTCGCGGGGCAGGGCTTCGATCATCTCCCGGGGCAGGTTGAGGGTGTCCGAGATGACCTGGGGTGGAGTGTTCGCCATCCACTGGGTCAGGGAGATGTCCTCGAACCGGGGCTTGCGGAACATCTCCAGAAAGACCAGCGGCTCGGTGCCGAGGTTCTCGATGTAGTGGCCGTACGCGAACGGCACGTACCCGACGTCGCCGGAGCGCATGTCGAAGGTGCCGGCCACGCCGGTGCTGGCGAACACGCCCATCCGGCCGTGGCCGGAGATGTAGTACTGCCACTCGTCGTCGGTGGGATGCCAGTGCAGCTCGCGCATCCCACCCGGGTCGACCTCCACCAGCGCGGCGCAGATGGTGGTGGCCGCCGCGAACTGGTTCACGTCGGCGATGCGCACCTGACCGCCCGGGAACCGTTGCGGCTGCTGCGCGAGCAGCCGGTGGCTCAGCGTCCGGGGCACGTCCCCGGTCGGGCTCACCACCCGGTCGCGTTCCAGCGGCGGCGGCACCTCCCCGGCGAAGATGTACTTCTCCCGCTCCGGCA
The nucleotide sequence above comes from Micromonospora sp. NBC_00389. Encoded proteins:
- a CDS encoding DUF3866 family protein, with protein sequence MVRWRAGTVAALRRQWTGAMELDVDLPDGTRMRALAYPELVGTPEPGDRVLLNVGALLMGLGTGGYALVVALPDRLPPDPPASGDTRDTGHLVKARYTPLQPILLGVDEEASPHRDVLADADDLGGLPVVTADLHSALPAILAGIRADAPHARVAYLLTDGGALPAWFSRTLAGLRADLAGTITVGQAFGGDLEATTLHGGLLAARYVLRADVAVVAQGPGNLGTGTRWGFSGVAVGEAVNAVATLGGRPVGSLRISAADPRPRHRGVSHHSLTAYGRVALAPAELVVPDDLDPALAAEVDAALVPLAARHRIVRVPVTGLDAALRASTVPLSTMGRGLDADHAYFLAAAAAGRHAATLLP
- a CDS encoding cation diffusion facilitator family transporter, with the protein product MAEVGVKAEAGVKTESVGTVVVAGAANLAIAVAKLIAGLISGSAAMLSEAAHSIADTTTEVLLYQALRRGARPADTRHPFGYGKESYVWAFFAAMFTFVAGAGFAVTHGVTTILVHQHSGDYLVSYIVLGVSFVIESISLARAVRQVRRESRRWKTTPRRFLRLTADTTVKAVFLEDSAALIGLLLAGLGVGLSEATGDEVWDGVASILIGLLLLTVAGILASNNLSLLVGRAVPERLRRVIEQEMAGLPEVERIDTLLTMQLGPDDILVAAKVDFRDEATGAAIEATADEAERRLTGRFPEIRYVFLDPTRSLPGAGGQARNTQAGPSPDAGGAPDPT
- a CDS encoding helix-turn-helix transcriptional regulator — encoded protein: MSRTRTERLVNLVICLLSTRRFLTAAQIAATVPGYEHDPDDARDHEAFQRKFERDKAELRELGVPLETGTASVFDAEPGYRIAHREYALPDIPLEPDEAAAVGIAARLWQHAGLAAAASSGLAKLRAAGVDVDPQATLGLEPMVTVDPAFAPLTAAARDRREVGFDYRVPDRDAPSRRRLQPWGVVCWRGRWYVVGHDLDRAATRCFRLSRVVGSVRVTGAAGGYQPPAGVDLISHVARWSGPVERTGRATVLAAPGRAAGLRRWAVEVTAGTDGDRLVLPYADPDGIAGHLVGYGPDVRVLDPPEVREAVIQRLKEIAARHDDLAVTGGAR